The proteins below are encoded in one region of Epinephelus lanceolatus isolate andai-2023 chromosome 7, ASM4190304v1, whole genome shotgun sequence:
- the LOC117260794 gene encoding catenin delta-1-like isoform X4, which translates to MEQCESAAALLESVREQEVQFEQLTRALEEERRRVGLPATSPSALGRPLPHTQNGRLGDADIERLKLTDSYINGTQYRMVDPAHGALDESYTPEDDSQEVHSVFSDEGTARRPDNGMKKPISRTVLPSDSMSIDGGLSVPGMGGYSATLDRPYRQAVPADYPTATVPRNYHYGPVGYDDYRGGPPSEAYTSLSRGSHMDERYRPVDGYRTLDSGYRAPSRQQLDPYAAQPQVSRGMRALGSALEMRYGQGHYALEDDQRSVGYDDYGMGPPPIHPGGYGTMPRLGPGPAGMDRRRLRSCEDTLDGDVGGVDPYAWGVPMTMERGSMASLDSTLRKPPPSSWRQPELPEVIAMLNYRLDPVKTNAAAFLQHLTFKNDKVKSEVRRLKGIPALVSMLDHPSKEVHHSACGALKNISYGRDQDNKIAIKNCDGVPALIRLLRKTHDQDLTDTITGTLWNLSSHDSVKMEIVDHALHALADEVVVPRSGWERGSNGGEESCKPRHLEWETALTNTAGCLRNVSSERSEARRKLRECTGLVDSLMYIVQSQINRKDVDNKLVENCVCLLRNLSYHVHREVPGCERYVEATPLNQGPPPANKGGCFGSRKGKGKKDGEDGSAEQIDIPKRTTPAKGYELLFQPEVVRVYTSLLKESKNPSVLEAAAGAIQNLCAGRWTYGRYIRATVRLEKGLPMMAELLAHGNDRVVRAMSGALRNLSIDNRNCQLLGLHAVPHLVANLPGGQSQSGRALSEETVVSVLSTLAEVLGNSVEAAKTLRASQGIERLVLINKDGKRSEREVRGAGQVLQLIWAHKELRKPLEKDGWKKTDFMVNLNTTNGPSTRANGTYEDSTTPLLDRGEKRDMIPLNDLGPEAYSTLDQRERRHTLDETTDTLPKN; encoded by the exons ATGGAGCAGTGTGAGAGCGCAGCGGCTCTGCTGGAGTCGGTCAGGGAGCAGGAGGTGCAGTTTGAACAGCTGACCCGGgcgctggaggaggagaggaggagagtgggCCTCCCCGCAACGAGCCCCTCGGCCCTGGGTCGccccctccctcacacacag AACGGGCGTTTAGGGGATGCAGACATAGAACGGCTGAAACTGACTGACTCATATATAaacggcacacag TACAGAATGGTGGACCCTGCACACGGCGCTCTCGATGAGAGCTACACACCAGAGGACGACTCCCAGGAAGTGCACTCAGTCTTCTCTGATGAGGGAACCGCACGGCGGCCAGACAATGGC ATGAAGAAACCAATCTCGCGCACAGTCCTGCCTTCTGACTCGATGTCCATTGATGGGGGCTTGTCGGTGCCTGGTATGGGTGGCTATAGCGCCACACTGGACCGTCCTTACAGGCAGGCTGTACCAGCAGACTACCCCACGGCCACAGTGCCCAGAAACTACCACTATGGTCCTGTGGGCTATGATGACTACCGGGGTGGCCCACCATCGGAGGCATACACTAGCCTGAGCAGGGGCTCGCACATGGACGAACGCTACAG GCCAGTTGACGGCTACAGGACCCTGGACTCTGGCTACCGGGCCCCAAGCCGTCAGCAGCTTGACCCATATGCAGCACAGCCCCAGGTGAGCCGGGGGATGAGGGCGTTGGGCTCAGCTTTGGAGATGCGATATGGCCAAGGCCACTACGCTCTGGAGGATGACCAGCGCAGTGTGGGATATGATGACTATGGCATGGGGCCTCCACCCATTCACCCTGGGGGCTACGGTACCATGCCACGCCTAGGGCCTGGCCCTGCTGGTATGGACAGACGAAGACTCAG GAGCTGTGAGGACACTTTGGATGGTGATGTCGGAGGAGTTGACCCTTATGCCTGGGGTGTTCCCATGACGATGGAGAGGGGGAGCATGGCTTCACTGGACAGCACACTGAGGAAGCCTCCTCCCTCTTCATGGAGACAGCCTGAGCTGCCAGAGGTCATCGCCATGTTGAACTACCGTCTGGACCCTGTCAAGACCAACGCTGCCGCCTTCCTCCAGCATCTCACATTCAAAAACGATAAG GTGAAGTCGGAGGTGCGTCGCCTAAAGGGCATCCCAGCCTTGGTGTCAATGCTGGACCATCCCAGCAAGGAGGTGCACCACTCGGCCTGTGGAGCACTAAAGAACATTTCATACGGGCGAGACCAAGACAACAAGATCGCCATCAAGAACTGCGATGGAGTGCCTGCTCTGATCAGGTTACTGAGAAAAACCCACGACCAGGACCTTACCGACACTATCACAG GCACCTTGTGGAACCTTTCATCCCACGACTCCGTAAAGATGGAGATTGTGGACCACGCCCTGCATGCCCTAGCTGACGAGGTGGTCGTTCCCCGTTCTGGCTGGGAGCGAGGGAGCAACGGAGGAGAAGAGAGCTGCAAACCACGCCATCTGGAGTGGGAGACCGCCTTGACCAACACTGCTGGCTGCCTTAG GAATGTGAGCTCAGAACGAAGCGAGGCCAGGCGAAAGCTGAGAGAATGCACAGGACTGGTGGATTCACTCATGTACATTGTTCAATCACAGATCAACCGCAAAGATGTGGATAACAAG TTGGTGGAGAACTGTGTCTGCCTCCTGAGGAATCTGTCCTATCACGTTCACCGTGAAGTCCCCGGTTGCGAGCGCTATGTAGAGGCCACGCCCCTCAACCAGGGACCGCCCCCTGCCAACAAAGGTGGCTGCTTCGGCTCTCGAAAGGGCAAAG GAAAGAAGGATGGAGAGGACGGGTCTGCAGAGCAGATCGACATTCCAAAGAGGACAACACCTGCCAAAG GTTACGAGCTGTTGTTCCAACCAGAGGTGGTCCGTGTTTACACATCACTGCTCAAAGAGAGCAAGAACCCCTCGGTGCTGGAGGCTGCCGCTGGTGCAATTCAGAACCTCTGTGCTGGCAGATGGACT TATGGTCGGTATATCCGGGCTACAGTGCGTCTCGAGAAGGGTCTTCCCATGATGGCAGAGCTACTGGCTCATGGCAACGACCGTGTTGTTAGAGCAATGTCCGGAGCCTTGAGGAACCTCTCCATCGACAACCGTAACTGCCAACTGCTCG GTTTGCATGCAGTGCCTCACCTTGTGGCCAACCTGCCTGGAGGCCAGAGTCAGTCTGGGCGAGCTCTATCAGAGGAGACAGTGGTTTCTGTACTGAGCACGCTGGCTGAGGTGCTAGGCAACAGTGTGGAGGCAGCAAAGACCCTCAGAGCCTCGCAGGGCATTGAGAGGCTGGTGCTCATCAACAAGGACGG CAAGCGCTCAGAGCGTGAGGTTCGGGGGGCCGGCCAGGTGCTGCAGCTCATCTGGGCCCACAAAGAGCTGCGCAAGCCTCTTGAGAAAGACGGCTGGAAGAAGACGGACTTCATGGTCAACCTCAACACCACCAACGGTCCGAGCACCCGAGCCAACGGCACCTATGAAGACAGCACCACACCACTGCTAGACAGAG GAGAGAAGAGGGACATGATTCCACTAAATGACCTTGGCCCGG AGGCCTACTCTACACTGGACCAGAGGGAGAGAAGACACACTCTGGACGAAACCACAGACACTTTACCG